The Erythrolamprus reginae isolate rEryReg1 chromosome 3, rEryReg1.hap1, whole genome shotgun sequence genome contains a region encoding:
- the LOC139163625 gene encoding androgen-induced gene 1 protein-like, with amino-acid sequence MQLAVRGQRAVALLHFLCFIWATFAVTQNWGFPKPVRKVHDESYGGQWKYLTFLNQLLQTVLFLMCVTVDAVALFVPSQDKKVSSIVLPIRDFIFSAYVFPVGLFVAVAFWGLYAIDRELVYPIELDDINPDWLNHSMHTTILPLLFIELVICSHKYPPRWKGLLGLATFAGVYISWIFWIHHVAGIWAYPVLGVLGILGKAAFLSLAVCIMCIFYVLGEHLTKLLWARRKTKFR; translated from the exons ATGCAGTTGGCCGTGCGAGGTCAGAGAGCTGTGGCGCTGCTGCACTTCCTCTGCTTCATCTGGGCGACCTTCGCCGTGACTCAAAATTGGGGGTTCCCCAAGCCGGTCAGGAAAGTGCACGACGAGTCTTATGGCGGCCAGTGGAAATACCTGACTTTCCTCAACCAG CTTCTACAGACAGTGCTGTTCTTAATGTGTGTCACAGTTGATGCTGTAGCTCTGTTTGTCCCTTCCCAAGACAAGAAAGTGTCATCTATAGTGCTGCCTATTAGAGATTTCATCTTCTCTGCATATGTATTCCCTGTCGGCTTA TTTGTAGCTGTTGCTTTCTGGGGCCTTTATGCAATTGACAGAGAACTAGTGTACCCTATAGAACTAGATGACATTAATCCAGATTGGCTTAATCACAGCATG CACACTACTATCCTGCCACTGCTTTTCATTGAGCTTGTTATATGTTCACATAAGTATCCTCCTAGATGGAAAGGATTATTGGGACTTGCCACCTTTGCAGGTGTCTACATCTCATG GATATTTTGGATACATCATGTAGCAGGGATTTGGGCTTATCCAGTTTTAGGAGTGCTTGGTATACTTGGAAAGGCGGCGTTTCTCTCTTTGGCTGTGTGCATAATGTGCATCTTCTATGTCCTTGGGGAGCACCTAACGAAATTGTTGTGGG CAAGACGTAAAACGAAGTTCAGGTAA